In a single window of the Gossypium hirsutum isolate 1008001.06 chromosome A13, Gossypium_hirsutum_v2.1, whole genome shotgun sequence genome:
- the LOC107886198 gene encoding actin-depolymerizing factor 2 — protein sequence MANAASGMAVHDDCKLKFLELKAKRTYRFIVFKIEEKQKQVVVEKVGEPTDSYEAFTASLPADECRYAVYDFDFVTDENCQKSRIFFIAWSPDTSKVRSKMIYASSKDRFKRELDGIQVELQATDPSEMDLDVIRSRAN from the exons atg GCAAACGCGGCTTCAGGAATGGCTGTGCATGATGATTGCAAGCTGAAGTTTTTAGAACTGAAGGCTAAAAGGACTTACCGCTTCATAGTTTTCAAGATTGAAGAAAAACAAAAGCAAGTTGTTGTGGAAAAGGTTGGTGAACCTACTGATAGCTATGAGGCTTTCACTGCTAGCCTTCCAGCCGATGAGTGTCGATACGCTGTGTATGACTTTGATTTTGTGACCGATGAGAACTGCCAGAAGAGCAGAATTTTTTTCATTGCCTG GTCTCCTGATACATCAAAAGTAAGAAGCAAGATGATCTATGCGAGCTCAAAGGACAGGTTCAAAAGGGAATTGGATGGCATCCAGGTAGAGTTGCAAGCTACCGATCCTTCCGAGATGGATCTCGATGTCATAAGGAGCCGTGCCAATTGA